In one Nicotiana tomentosiformis chromosome 6, ASM39032v3, whole genome shotgun sequence genomic region, the following are encoded:
- the LOC104097544 gene encoding heme oxygenase 1, chloroplastic, protein MASITPLSQSQPLYEKPQFTLLKTHQNQFYAIPFSRFTQSSKLSLKKSRMVVVSATTAAEKSNKRYPGEAKGFVEEMRFVAMKLHTRDQSKEGEKEPEGQPMAKWEPSVEGYLRFLVDSKLVYDTLEKIMEKAPFPEYAEFRNTGLERSESLAKDLEWFRQQGYAIPEPSTPGLNYARYLEDLSEKDPQAFICHFYNTYFAHSAGGRMIGRKVAEKILNKKELEFYKWDGDLSQLLQNVREKLNKVAENWTREEKNHCLEETEKSFKFSGEILRLILS, encoded by the exons ATGGCTTCAATAACACCCTTATCTCAATCGCAACCCCTTTATGAAAAACCCCAATTTACACTACTGAAAACACATCAAAACCAGTTTTATGCAATACCCTTTTCAAGATTCACTCAAAGTTCAAAACTTTCATTGAAAAAATCAAGAATGGTTGTGGTTTCAGCTACAACTGCTGCTGAGAAATCCAATAAAAGGTATCCTGGTGAAGCTAAGGGGTTTGTTGAGGAGATGAGATTTGTGGCTATGAAATTGCATACTAGGGATCAGTCTAAGGAAGGCGAAAAAGAACCTGAAGGTCAGCCTATGGCTAAATGGGAACCTAGTGTTGAAGGGTACTTGAGGTTTTTGGTGGATAGTAAATTGGTTTATGATACTTTGGAAAAGATTATGGAAAAGGCTCCTTTTCCTGAGT ATGCTGAGTTCAGGAACACGGGATTAGAAAGGTCAGAGAGCTTAGCAAAGGATTTGGAATGGTTTAGGCAGCAAGGTTATGCCATCCCAGAACCATCAACTCCTGGTCTCAACTACGCTCGTTACTTAGAGGATCTTTCAGAAAAGGATCCTCAAGCATTTATTTGCCACTTTTACAACACATACTTTGCGCATTCAGCTGGAGGTCGCATGATAGGGAGAAAG GTGGCTGAAAAGATACTCAATAAGAAAGAGCTGGAATTCTACAAATGGGACGGTGACCTTTCTCAGCTGCTGCAGAATGTTAGAGAGAAGCTGAATAAAGTTGCAGAA AACTGGACTAGAGAGGAGAAGAATCATTGTTTGGAAGAGACGGAGAAGTCATTCAAGTTCTCAGGGGAAATCCTCCGATTAATATTGTCTTGA
- the LOC104097541 gene encoding putative late blight resistance protein homolog R1A-3 isoform X1 — MWNLIGTLIDYTIAAHFRVRACYLSALLFPYLPLKGHNWNRTDMAYPSIASLMRTIKSLLTSNSPVQSIICNHREEILALHEKVSSLEVFLKNFEKSNASRKMTDLEAQIKEVVNVVEHTIQLRITEMVVANDEIQEEKAHKRFCYSLQQVAQHIDRVLNESSKDMVGRADQRKRLLDDLTRGFNDEPKVIPIVGMGGIGKTTLAKDVFDDVTIRSHFDVRAWATISKEHNVKDILVSLLRSTKEKDGIIHIEDETELPLMLQKSLKGKRYLIVLDDIWKNEAWDDVRLCFPSENKGSRILLTTRNIEVACSAGTENLSLRLDFMNPDESWNLFKSIIPANEALPSEFETVGKQIVEKCQGLPLTTVVVAGLLSKCKRTIEVWKNVAKDVKSFVKNDRDKQCQHVLGLSYNHLTSDLKPCLLYFGIFPEDSEISVKRLVRLWTAEGFLKSEEEAEKCLQELIDRCLVLVSRKSRYETKIRSCKVHDLIYELCLREAEKRTFFVINDIVFNDEPNHVPYHHLNRHKMRRFMGWTDDILRRGSYRALLTPRHRRKTDDDDNNSLKRTRSIFSFCRDSSTFTLKSELTHFNLIRILDLSCIKINIFPPQILCLIWLRYLVLHSRRGVFNIPPEISRLWNLQTFIVGGYHLTSTILPEQIWGLMQLRHLELSSFHLPNPPIVSVEEEKCLDFSNLHTISGLSLSCCTKEVISGIRNVRKLRINRGDEYESFQACRLFDNFVHLHQLETLSLELEFRGVLDEISPATIPSIKSFPPMLKKLKLYGTDLRWEDLNIIGELPNLEILKLKRYACRGEEWHPTEKGFTQLKLLLIEYNDLKYWNSPNDNFPVLERLVIRDCSELEDIPIDFAYIDSLQQIELTDCTPELEASAARIQHEQEENLGKKPVDVLISSASLNYSGAHSAAKAEEEEDGEEEEEDEL; from the exons atgtggAATTTAATTGGTACCTTGATTGACTACACCATTGCAGCCCACTTTAGAG TACGCGCTTGCTACCTTTCAGCACTCTTGTTTCCTTATCTGCCATTGAAAG GTCATAATTGGAATAGAACAGATATGGCTTATCCTAGTATTGCTTCTCTTATGAGAACAATAAAATCACTCTTGACGTCCAATTCGCCTGTGCAATCTATTATTTGTAACCACAGAGAAGAAATCCTCGCTCTTCACGAAAAAGTTAGTTCCCTGGAAGTATTTCTCAAGAATTTTGAGAAAAGCAATGCATCCAGGAAAATGACAGATTTGGAAGCACAGATAAAAGAAGTTGTAAATGTCGTTGAACACACGATCCAACTGAGAATAACAGAAATGGTAGTGGCAAATGATGAAATACAGGAAGAAAAGGCACATAAGAGGTTTTGTTATAGCCTGCAACAAGTAGCACAGCACATTGATCGCGTCCTGAATGAGTCATCAAAAGATATGGTGGGTCGTGCTGATCAAAGGAAAAGGTTGCTCGACGATCTAACAAGAGGCTTCAACGATGAACCCAAAGTCATCCCAATTGTCGGGATGGGGGGCATTGGTAAAACTACTTTAGCGAAAGATGTTTTCGATGATGTAACCATTCGATCACATTTTGATGTCCGTGCATGGGCTACTATATCCAAAGAACATAATGTCAAAGATATCTTGGTAAGCCTTCTGCGTTCTACGAAAGAAAAGGATGGCATAATTCACATAGAAGATGAGACAGAGCTACCACTCATGCTACAAAAAAGTTTAAAGGGAAAGAGGTACTTAATTGTCTTGGATGACATATGGAAGAATGAAGCATGGGATGACGTAAGACTATGCTTTCCAAGTGAAAACAAAGGGAGTCGAATATTATTGACTACCCGTAACATTGAAGTAGCTTGCTCTGCTGGTACAGAAAATCTTTCTTTGCGGTTGGATTTCATGAATCCGGATGAGAGTTGGAACCTTTTTAAAAGTATTATACCTGCAAATGAAGCATTACCATCTGAGTTCGAGACTGTTGGAAAGCAAATTGTAGAGAAATGTCAAGGGTTACCACTAACAACTGTCGTAGTTGCTGGGCTTTTATCCAAATGTAAAAGGACAATAGAAGTTTGGAAAAATGTTGCTAAAGATGTCAAGTCATTTGTCAAAAATGATCGTGATAAACAATGTCAACATGTGCTTGGGTTGAGTTACAATCACTTGACTAGTGACCTAAAACCATGTCTCCTGTATTTTGGAATTTTTCCAGAAGACAGTGAGATTTCCGTGAAGAGATTGGTGAGGTTATGGACAGCTGAGGGGTTTTTGAAGTCGGAGGAAGAGGCTGAGAAGTGTTTACAAGAGCTTATTGACAGATGTCTAGTTCTCGTCAGCAGGAAAAGTCGGTATGAAACAAAAATTAGATCATGTAAAGTTCATGATTTGATATATGAGTTGTGCTTGAGAGAAGCTGAAAAAAGAACATTTTTTGTCATTAATGACATTGTATTCAATGATGAGCCAAATCATGTTCCTTATCATCATCTTAATAGGCATAAAATGCGGCGCTTTATGGGATGGACTGATGATATTTTGCGCCGTGGTTCTTACAGGGCTCTTCTTACCCCTAGACATAGGAGGAAGACAGATGATGACGACAACAATTCCTTAAAAAGGACTCGTTCAATTTTCTCTTTTTGTCGAGATTCTTCAACTTTTACTCTTAAATCAGAACTTACTCATTTCAATTTAATTAGAATCCTGGACTTGAGTTGCATAAAGATTAATATTTTCCCTCCACAGATACTATGCCTCATTTGGTTGAGGTACCTAGTGTTGCATAGCCGCAGGGGTGTTTTTAACATACCTCCAGAAATTTCCAGGTTATGGAATCTGCAAACATTCATTGTTGGTGGATATCATTTGACATCTACAATTTTGCCAGAACAAATCTGGGGATTAATGCAATTAAGGCATCTCGAACTGAGTTCATTTCATTTGCCAAATCCTCCAATTGTATCTGTTGAAGAAGAGAAGTGCTTAGATTTCTCAAATCTACACACTATTTCTGGCTTGTCTCTGAGTTGTTGCACAAAGGAGGTTATTTCAGGGATTCGGAATGTTAGAAAGTTAAGAATCAATAGAGGAGATGAGTATGAAAGTTTTCAAGCATGTAGACTTTTCGACAACTTTGTCCATCTACATCAACTTGAAACATTGAGTCTTGAACTTGAGTTTCGAGGGGTGTTAGATGAGATTTCACCAGCGACCATTCCAAGTATAAAATCTTTTCCACCAATGCTTAAGAAGTTAAAGTTGTATGGAACTGATCTGAGGTGGGAGGACTTGAATATCATAGGCGAGCTTCCTAATCTTGAGATACTGAAGCTCAAAAGGTATGCTTGTCGTGGCGAAGAATGGCATCCAACTGAAAAGGGATTTACTCAGTTGAAGCTTTTGCTAATTGAGTATAACGATCTCAAGTACTGGAATTCCCCAAATGACAATTTTCCTGTCCTTGAGCGCCTCGTGATTAGAGATTGCTCTGAGTTGGAAGATATACCCATAGATTTTGCATATATTGACTCACTGCAACAAATTGAGTTAACTGACTGTACACCCGAACTCGAGGCTTCTGCTGCACGAATTCAACACGAACAAGAAGAGAACCTCGGAAAGAAGCCAGTGGATGTGCTTATCAGTTCAG CTTCTCTCAACTATTCAGGAGCACATTCAGCAGCAAAAGCGGAGGAGGAAGAGGACggggaagaggaagaggaagacgaGCTTTGA
- the LOC104097541 gene encoding putative late blight resistance protein homolog R1A-3 isoform X2: MWNLIGTLIDYTIAAHFRVRACYLSALLFPYLPLKGHNWNRTDMAYPSIASLMRTIKSLLTSNSPVQSIICNHREEILALHEKVSSLEVFLKNFEKSNASRKMTDLEAQIKEVVNVVEHTIQLRITEMVVANDEIQEEKAHKRFCYSLQQVAQHIDRVLNESSKDMVGRADQRKRLLDDLTRGFNDEPKVIPIVGMGGIGKTTLAKDVFDDVTIRSHFDVRAWATISKEHNVKDILVSLLRSTKEKDGIIHIEDETELPLMLQKSLKGKRYLIVLDDIWKNEAWDDVRLCFPSENKGSRILLTTRNIEVACSAGTENLSLRLDFMNPDESWNLFKSIIPANEALPSEFETVGKQIVEKCQGLPLTTVVVAGLLSKCKRTIEVWKNVAKDVKSFVKNDRDKQCQHVLGLSYNHLTSDLKPCLLYFGIFPEDSEISVKRLVRLWTAEGFLKSEEEAEKCLQELIDRCLVLVSRKSRYETKIRSCKVHDLIYELCLREAEKRTFFVINDIVFNDEPNHVPYHHLNRHKMRRFMGWTDDILRRGSYRALLTPRHRRKTDDDDNNSLKRTRSIFSFCRDSSTFTLKSELTHFNLIRILDLSCIKINIFPPQILCLIWLRYLVLHSRRGVFNIPPEISRLWNLQTFIVGGYHLTSTILPEQIWGLMQLRHLELSSFHLPNPPIVSVEEEKCLDFSNLHTISGLSLSCCTKEVISGIRNVRKLRINRGDEYESFQACRLFDNFVHLHQLETLSLELEFRGVLDEISPATIPSIKSFPPMLKKLKLYGTDLRWEDLNIIGELPNLEILKLKRYACRGEEWHPTEKGFTQLKLLLIEYNDLKYWNSPNDNFPVLERLVIRDCSELEDIPIDFAYIDSLQQIELTDCTPELEASAARIQHEQEENLGKKPVDVLISSGAHSAAKAEEEEDGEEEEEDEL, translated from the exons atgtggAATTTAATTGGTACCTTGATTGACTACACCATTGCAGCCCACTTTAGAG TACGCGCTTGCTACCTTTCAGCACTCTTGTTTCCTTATCTGCCATTGAAAG GTCATAATTGGAATAGAACAGATATGGCTTATCCTAGTATTGCTTCTCTTATGAGAACAATAAAATCACTCTTGACGTCCAATTCGCCTGTGCAATCTATTATTTGTAACCACAGAGAAGAAATCCTCGCTCTTCACGAAAAAGTTAGTTCCCTGGAAGTATTTCTCAAGAATTTTGAGAAAAGCAATGCATCCAGGAAAATGACAGATTTGGAAGCACAGATAAAAGAAGTTGTAAATGTCGTTGAACACACGATCCAACTGAGAATAACAGAAATGGTAGTGGCAAATGATGAAATACAGGAAGAAAAGGCACATAAGAGGTTTTGTTATAGCCTGCAACAAGTAGCACAGCACATTGATCGCGTCCTGAATGAGTCATCAAAAGATATGGTGGGTCGTGCTGATCAAAGGAAAAGGTTGCTCGACGATCTAACAAGAGGCTTCAACGATGAACCCAAAGTCATCCCAATTGTCGGGATGGGGGGCATTGGTAAAACTACTTTAGCGAAAGATGTTTTCGATGATGTAACCATTCGATCACATTTTGATGTCCGTGCATGGGCTACTATATCCAAAGAACATAATGTCAAAGATATCTTGGTAAGCCTTCTGCGTTCTACGAAAGAAAAGGATGGCATAATTCACATAGAAGATGAGACAGAGCTACCACTCATGCTACAAAAAAGTTTAAAGGGAAAGAGGTACTTAATTGTCTTGGATGACATATGGAAGAATGAAGCATGGGATGACGTAAGACTATGCTTTCCAAGTGAAAACAAAGGGAGTCGAATATTATTGACTACCCGTAACATTGAAGTAGCTTGCTCTGCTGGTACAGAAAATCTTTCTTTGCGGTTGGATTTCATGAATCCGGATGAGAGTTGGAACCTTTTTAAAAGTATTATACCTGCAAATGAAGCATTACCATCTGAGTTCGAGACTGTTGGAAAGCAAATTGTAGAGAAATGTCAAGGGTTACCACTAACAACTGTCGTAGTTGCTGGGCTTTTATCCAAATGTAAAAGGACAATAGAAGTTTGGAAAAATGTTGCTAAAGATGTCAAGTCATTTGTCAAAAATGATCGTGATAAACAATGTCAACATGTGCTTGGGTTGAGTTACAATCACTTGACTAGTGACCTAAAACCATGTCTCCTGTATTTTGGAATTTTTCCAGAAGACAGTGAGATTTCCGTGAAGAGATTGGTGAGGTTATGGACAGCTGAGGGGTTTTTGAAGTCGGAGGAAGAGGCTGAGAAGTGTTTACAAGAGCTTATTGACAGATGTCTAGTTCTCGTCAGCAGGAAAAGTCGGTATGAAACAAAAATTAGATCATGTAAAGTTCATGATTTGATATATGAGTTGTGCTTGAGAGAAGCTGAAAAAAGAACATTTTTTGTCATTAATGACATTGTATTCAATGATGAGCCAAATCATGTTCCTTATCATCATCTTAATAGGCATAAAATGCGGCGCTTTATGGGATGGACTGATGATATTTTGCGCCGTGGTTCTTACAGGGCTCTTCTTACCCCTAGACATAGGAGGAAGACAGATGATGACGACAACAATTCCTTAAAAAGGACTCGTTCAATTTTCTCTTTTTGTCGAGATTCTTCAACTTTTACTCTTAAATCAGAACTTACTCATTTCAATTTAATTAGAATCCTGGACTTGAGTTGCATAAAGATTAATATTTTCCCTCCACAGATACTATGCCTCATTTGGTTGAGGTACCTAGTGTTGCATAGCCGCAGGGGTGTTTTTAACATACCTCCAGAAATTTCCAGGTTATGGAATCTGCAAACATTCATTGTTGGTGGATATCATTTGACATCTACAATTTTGCCAGAACAAATCTGGGGATTAATGCAATTAAGGCATCTCGAACTGAGTTCATTTCATTTGCCAAATCCTCCAATTGTATCTGTTGAAGAAGAGAAGTGCTTAGATTTCTCAAATCTACACACTATTTCTGGCTTGTCTCTGAGTTGTTGCACAAAGGAGGTTATTTCAGGGATTCGGAATGTTAGAAAGTTAAGAATCAATAGAGGAGATGAGTATGAAAGTTTTCAAGCATGTAGACTTTTCGACAACTTTGTCCATCTACATCAACTTGAAACATTGAGTCTTGAACTTGAGTTTCGAGGGGTGTTAGATGAGATTTCACCAGCGACCATTCCAAGTATAAAATCTTTTCCACCAATGCTTAAGAAGTTAAAGTTGTATGGAACTGATCTGAGGTGGGAGGACTTGAATATCATAGGCGAGCTTCCTAATCTTGAGATACTGAAGCTCAAAAGGTATGCTTGTCGTGGCGAAGAATGGCATCCAACTGAAAAGGGATTTACTCAGTTGAAGCTTTTGCTAATTGAGTATAACGATCTCAAGTACTGGAATTCCCCAAATGACAATTTTCCTGTCCTTGAGCGCCTCGTGATTAGAGATTGCTCTGAGTTGGAAGATATACCCATAGATTTTGCATATATTGACTCACTGCAACAAATTGAGTTAACTGACTGTACACCCGAACTCGAGGCTTCTGCTGCACGAATTCAACACGAACAAGAAGAGAACCTCGGAAAGAAGCCAGTGGATGTGCTTATCAGTTCAG GAGCACATTCAGCAGCAAAAGCGGAGGAGGAAGAGGACggggaagaggaagaggaagacgaGCTTTGA
- the LOC138891340 gene encoding putative late blight resistance protein homolog R1A-3 translates to MTENLPDVLSVFAFLFATLLIILYIPLTSCNLQLSGHNWNRIDMAYASIASLMRTIELLLTSNSPMQSLICDYKEEFLALQGKVSSLEVFLKNFEKSNDTEKMAYLESQIKDVTNAVEHTIQLRLTEAVMANDEIQKEKEHKRLFDSLKQVAEEIDHVQNESPNIQDYNTASHYQRKWLLEKLTQYGGSSGNLKVISIIGMGGIGKTTLAKEVYDYESIRSHYDVRAWTTVSQHYNVKDILESLLHSTMRDRFYMGDESELADMLRKSLIGKRYLIVMDDMWSSNAWDDVRHCFPSYNNGSRILLTTRNKEVAYYAGTENLSLQMNLMDPDESWNLAKSMVFANEAFPYEFETIGKQIAEYCTGLPLAILVISGLLSKSKRTVEDWENIAEDVLSFVTKDPYERYVHVLGLSYNHLTSDLKACLLYFGIFPEDSEISVKSLVRFWMAEGFLKSEKDLEREAEKCLQDLIDRHLVLVCKKSLDGTKIRSCKVHDLIHELCLRELTQSQDIFVMKDIVFDKSYEDDDLDEGDDSGGDGDSDAKKAQSHAFPLESHHLSTHKMQPFKRWTDDGMCLALLTPEHDHLISRQTDDDDYTLLKRTRSIFSFCLNSTFTINPELIHFSLLRILDLGTTKLISFPPHVLCLIWLRYLALSGTGEDFYVPPEICRLWNLQTLIIVKLNFPGDVTFTEKIWELMQLRQLRLHKFYLSNPPRESDDEESYLAFSNIHTISGLSPSSCTKEVISGIRNVKKLVICGYANDYEIFQRSGLFNNLAHLHQLETLSVELVRKWDSPATIPSIAAFPATLKKLKLVSTGVNWEDLNIVGELPNLEVLKLMRNACIGKEWYPIEGGFTRLKLLLIVHCDLKYWKATDDNFPVLERLLIRDCHRLEEIPIEFADIYSLQLIELTDCTTELEASAARIQQEQEDLGIKPVDVRISSN, encoded by the exons ATGACTGAAAATCTACCTGATGTTCTCTCTGTTTTTGCCTTCCTTTTTGCAACTTTATTGATCATATTATATATACCATTGACGTCTTGCAACTTGCAGCTTTCAGGTCATAATTGGAATAGAATAGATATGGCTTATGCTAGTATTGCTTCTCTTATGAGAACAATAGAACTACTCTTGACATCCAATTCGCCAATGCAATCTCTAATTTGTGACTACAAAGAAGAATTTCTCGCTCTTCAGGGAAAAGTTAGTTCTCTGGAAGTATTTCTCAAGAATTTTGAGAAAAGCAATGATACTGAGAAAATGGCATATTTGGAATCGCAGATAAAAGACGTGACAAATGCTGTGGAACACACAATTCAACTGAGACTAACAGAAGCTGTAATGGCAAATGATGAAATACAGAAAGAAAAGGAACATAAGAGGCTTTTTGATAGCCTAAAACAAGTAGCAGAGGAGATTGATCATGTCCAGAATGAGTCACCAAACATTCAAGATTATAATACGGCCAGCCATTATCAAAGGAAATGGTTGCTGGAAAAACTGACACAATATGGTGGCTCGTCTGGTAACCTCAAAGTCATCTCAATCATCGGGATGGGGGGCATTGGTAAAACGACTTTAGCAAAAGAAGTTTACGATTATGAATCAATTCGATCTCATTATGATGTTCGTGCCTGGACTACTGTATCTCAACATTATAATGTAAAAGATATCCTGGAAAGCCTTCTGCATTCCACAATGCGTGACAGATTTTACATGGGTGACGAGTCAGAGCTAGCAGACATGCTACGAAAAAGTTTAATAGGTAAGAGATATTTAATTGTCATGGATGACATGTGGAGCAGTAACGCATGGGATGACGTGAGACATTGCTTTCCAAGTTACAACAATGGGAGCCGAATATTGTTGACTACCCGTAACAAAGAAGTAGCTTATTATGCTGGTACAGAGAATCTTTCTTTGCAGATGAACCTCATGGACCCAGATGAGAGTTGGAACCTTGCCAAAAGTATGGTGTTTGCAAATGAAGCATTTCCATATGAGTTCGAGACTATTGGGAAGCAAATTGCAGAGTATTGCACAGGGTTACCACTAGCTATTCTCGTGATTTCTGGGCTTCTCTCCAAATCTAAAAGGACAGTAGAAGATTGGGAAAATATTGCTGAAGATGTCTTGTCATTTGTCACAAAAGATCCATATGAACGATATGTACATGTGCTTGGGTTGAGTTACAATCACTTAACCAGTGACCTAAAAGCATGCCTTCTGTATTTTGGGATTTTTCCAGAAGACAGTGAGATTTCGGTGAAGAGTTTGGTGAGATTCTGGATGGCTGAGGGCTTCCTGAAGTCAGAAAAAGATTTGGAAAGAGAGGCTGAGAAGTGCTTACAAGATCTTATTGACAGACATCTAGTTCTTGTCTGCAAGAAAAGTTTGGATGGCACAAAAATTAGATCATGTAAGGTTCATGATCTAATACATGAGCTGTGCTTGAGAGAATTAACTCAAAGCCAAGACATTTTTGTCATGAAAGACATTGTTTTTGATAAATCATATGAAGATGATGATTTGGATGAAGGTGATGATTCGGGTGGAGATGGCGATTCAGATGCAAAAAAAGCTCAAAGCCATGCTTTTCCTCTAGAGAGTCATCATCTCAGTACACATAAAATGCAGCCCTTTAAGCGATGGACTGATGATGGAATGTGTTTGGCCCTTCTTACTCCCGAACATGATCATTTGATAAGCAGGCAGACAGATGATGATGATTACACTCTCTTGAAACGAACTCgttccattttctctttttgtcttAATTCAACTTTTACTATAAATCCAGAGCTTATTCATTTTAGTTTACTTAGAATCTTGGACTTGGGTACCACAAAGTTAATAAGTTTCCCTCCACATGTACTATGTCTCATTTGGTTGAGGTACCTAGCATTGTCTGGCACTGGCGAGGATTTTTACGTTCCTCCAGAAATTTGCAGATTATGGAATCTGCAAACACTCATTATTGTTAAATTGAATTTTCCTGGAGATGTGACTTTTACGGAGAAAATTTGGGAACTAATGCAATTAAGGCAGCTCAGACTACATAAATTTTATTTGTCAAATCCTCCAAGGGAATCTGATGACGAGGAGAGCTACTTGGCTTTTTCAAACATACATACTATTTCTGGCTTGTCTCCAAGTAGTTGCACAAAGGAGGTTATTTCAGGGATTCGGAATGTTAAGAAGTTAGTAATCTGTGGATATGCCAATGACTATGAAATCTTTCAACGATCTGGACTTTTCAACAATCTTGCCCATCTGCATCAACTTGAAACATTGAGTGTTGAACTTGTTCGTAAGTGGGACTCACCAGCGACTATTCCAAGTATAGCAGCTTTTCCAGCAACACTGAAGAAGTTGAAGTTGGTCTCAACTGGTGTAAACTGGGAGGACTTGAACATCGTAGGTGAGTTGCCTAACCTTGAGGTGCTGAAGCTGATGCGGAACGCTTGTATTGGCAAAGAATGGTATCCAATTGAAGGAGGATTTACTCGATTGAAGCTTTTGCTAATTGTGCATTGTGATCTCAAGTACTGGAAAGCCACAGATGACAATTTTCCCGTCCTTGAGCGCCTACTGATTAGAGATTGCCATAGGTTGGAAGAGATACCCATTGAGTTTGCAGATATTTACTCACTGCAACTCATTGAGTTAACTGACTGTACAACCGAACTCGAGGCTTCTGCTGCACGAATTCAACAAGAACAAGAAGACCTTGGAATCAAACCCGTGGATGTTCGTATCTCAT CTAATTAA